GGTGATCCAGACCAGTTGTCAAAGGATGAACTGAAGCTATTAATTCAGGCTGAATTCCCCAGTTTACTCAAAGTAAGTGGCCATCTGCAGAGCCCGCTTAATGGGACtgatggtggggagggagggaggggagaggactcTGGTAAAGCTTTATAGGGACCATCGCTTGAGGGAGGACACATGCAGGTGGGCTTTCTTCCCCTTAAGTCAGGCCACATTTCAGAAGGCAAGCTCTTAGAAAACAAGGGCCAAGCCTTCTATCCCTCCCGCAGCCTCAGCACAGGACTCTGCAGAACTAGCCATGGTAAATGGAAGCAATGCCAAATTATGCCTGGAAGACCCACAAGTCATCAAGCAAACCCACTAAGGCCTTCAGCAAGGATTCAGTAATTCTGTGCTAGGCTTTAGGAAAACAAAGAGGATTGCAAAATAGTGTTAGCTGGCCTTGGATGGGcttcatttttatatgtaaaatccctcaacaagccgggcgcggtggctcacgcctgtaatcccagcactttgggaggccgaggcgggcggatcacaaggtcaggagatcgagaccatggtgaaaccccgtctctactaaaaatacaaaaaattagccgggcgcggtggcaggtgcctgtagtcccagctacttgggaggctgaggcaggagaatggcaggaacccgggaggcggagcttgcagtgagccgagatcgcgccactgcactccagccagggggacagagcaagactccgtctcaaaaaaaaaaaaaaaaaaaaaaaaaaaaatccctcaacaAGACCAACATTTACTTAGCAGTCTGTTAGGAAAACCCACTGACAAATTGCCTTGTCAGCActcatttatatttcaaaagcatTTAAATTTGTGTTCATCACTTAAATTTGTGTTAATGAGGCAACCATGCATTTCTAAACAACTTTCAAGAAAGGACTAAATTTCCTGGGCCATAAAGTTTCACATCAAAATCACCCCAGAGTTgtcaaaatcaaaatgtattcaaGGCAACAGAGTGGAGAGAAGAGCTGATCCTCCTCTCTCCAATATACAGTACTTTCCTTTTGCTAAAGAAAAAACTGACTGAGGACATTTGCTAAAGATGGTAAGGCAACTCACTCCAGGAGGGCCATGGCGATCCATACTGAAACAGGTTCTTGCCATGgggagagagattgggctcaactcCTAAATGGACAAGTGGGGATTCATGATCATGGAACAGGATGGGGGGCCAATGGATGGAAAATTACCAGGGAAATATCCAGGATAAGGAGTTTTTGGTTAAATTGCCTTGATAGGATCCtagctgaaggcaggccaggtgATCAGATATTAAGGGTGGTCAGATACAAGGACAAAGAGGGGAAGCCCAAGGTCGGGTCTAGTTAAGCAGAGGACTCAAACGAGACAGTCATTGTCATTTTGCAACTAAAAACCATCTTCACAACAGAAATGACATGCAATTGTTCCTTATGACTCAGTCACTATTTAGCTCTAACTTCAGGAGAgaacatttcttcaaatattttaaccaGCTCTCCAGATTTTAACCAGAAATGTCCCTTCTGCCAATATGACAATTGGAAAGACTTCTGTTTttaatactaaaaagaaaaaaagctgaattCAATGACCCTGTAAtctgatattttctcattttcttatagTTGAAATACAGAAGAACTTGTAAAAACAGTTAAAATCACTAGCAGAAAAATggactttttaattaaaaagcaaaacaagttagtgagacattttaaattttaaaaaaccctttatttttttctaaaaggaagaaaaataatcatctaACAGGAAAGCCTAGGCCATGTACTCAAACAAGTTAACTCAAAAGGTAACATGAGTAACTTTTTCTATACTTTATGTCCTTCCTACAAAAAGTACATAAGACATAATCTGGAACAAGGTAGGAAGACAAATGGTAAGTTCTGAAAGTGTACTTACATGTACCTCATTATATTTCCATAAGGTTTCCATTACTAAGGTTTTCCACCATACTCTGTTTCCATATATCATCACCATGTATGGTTTAGAATCTAGTAAAGGCTTCAGGAAAACAGTGTTTCATATTCATAAATCAAAGGCTGAATAAGTAACTTACAGTTTGGTCTTGTAATCAAAGCAAAGTGCTGAGTGTTTTTGTAGGACTCTTAGGGGTTAAAACAGATCTTCCATAGAGATgtgttgcacaacattgtgaatctACTTAGCACTACTGGGCTGTAtgcttaaaaatgattaagagcataaattcaatgctatgtgtttttttaccacaatttatatatatatatatatgtaatatagtcTAATTTGAAACTGACAAACTGAACTGTTATTTCAATCGGTTTTCTAAATAGTATTTTGCACAGATAGACTCCTACCTGAAAATCCAAGTAGTAATGGCTTTAAGGTTAGAGTTTTATGGTAGAGACAAAAATTAAGTCCGCTTAAGACACTGCAGGAAGTTCAGTAGTCAAAAAGCCTGCACACGATCTCACATGACATCTCaagcagtggttctccaagtgtggtcccAGAGCAGCAGCACTGGCACCACCTGGGAAGCTGCTGAAACTATAGattctccagcctggacaacacagcaagaccttgtctctactaaaaattttcaaaaattagccgggtgtggtggtgcatgcctttagtcccaactacttgggaggctgaggcaggaggatcatttgagcccaggaggtggaagctgcagtgagctgtgatcatgccactgcactccagcctgggtgacagagcaagaccttgtgtacagattctcaggccccaccccaggcctagtgagtcagaaactctggaggtggggctggcAATCTGTATTTGCTAAGGCCAGCACGCCTATcatgtgattctgatgcatgctaaagcATGGGAACCATTGAGCCAAAGTCATTTTGCATAACTCAGCGTTTGGGAAAAACTGGGCAGTGGTTAGTTAAGGGGTTGAGCTCTGGAGTCAATGTGTGGACCCCAACCCCTCTGCTAACCAGCTGTGGACGCTCAAGCAAGTGACCGGCtatctctgagcctgtttccccacctgtaaagtAGATCTCCCTCATAGCGTGGTCGAAAGGATTATAGAAGGAGCCCTCCCAGCCTGCTGCCTCATGTAATATGTCAGCCCTAGCCCTGGAGCAGGAGACAAACCCAGCTCCCAGGAAAACCTTGGGGCAGGGGTCCTCAACTGTTTGTGCACCATGGGCAATCCAGTGAAGCCCAAAGATCCCTTCTCAGAAGAATGTTTTTAGAGGCATAAAGAAAAAGACCCAAGATTACATAAGAAAACAACTGTATTAAAATACacattgtattaaaataataaatgtgtgatATGGGGGGGGGGAAAGGTAGCCAGTTCTATGACACAGAGCAACATGACAGCTAGAGCTGGTCTCCCTCTGTTAGCTATTAGATGCATGTCACTGGAAACCTGGGCTGCCGCCTTCGCACACAGACCCAAGGCCTCTAATTTCTGAGAACGTGTAGCAGTAACTGATTCAttttttctcccctcctctctcccattCTTTTTTTATCTAAAACAGGGTCCAAACACCCTAGATGATCTCTTTCAAGAACTGGACAAGAATGGAGATGGAGAAGTTAGTTTTGAAGAATTCCAAGTATTAGTAAAAAAGATATCCCAGTGAAGGAGAAAACTAAATAGAACCCTGAGCACTGAAGGAAGAGCACCTGTGCTGTGGTTTTATCCTATGTGGAATCCCCCAAAGTCTCTGGTCTAATTCTTTGCAATTATAATGATCTGGCTGTGAGGTTCAGttattattaataaagaaattattagaCATACCTTACTTTGTTAAGTACTGACCCTCATAACATAATAGACTTGAAAGTAACCTCAGTCTGATTCAACTAATTCTATagatttaaaagagagagagagagggaggctgaggcaggaagaacacttgaaccccagaggtcaaggttgcagtgagccatgatcacaccactgcactccagcctggaccacagagggagaccctgtcttaaaaaaaaaaaagaaagaaagaaatgtgaggGCCAAGATAGCTCTGTGATCCTGCCCAAAACTACAAAGATGGTGTGGGAGACCTAAAAAGAATCCAGAAATGCCAAACCAACTCCCTTGCTCCACTTTTCTGCCAGAATCACCCTGTTGCTTGCTCTCCTTCCTTAACTCCTCAGTGCTCGGGTCATCTCCAATTTCCACTCTGATCTCACACTATCCACCAGTGAGTGAGAAAAACACTTCACAAACAGACACTTGACATCATGCTATCTCCCAGACCTCGCTGTGCTTTCTTAATGAATGACCCTACAGAAGGAACACAGGACCTAGAGGCGGCCCCACTCATCACTGACCGGGTGGCCTCGCGTCTACCAGCCTAACGCTGTGGTTCTGGCGTGTGACGTGTCATATAAAAGATCACAGgaacgccgggcgcggtggctcaagcctgtaatcccagcactttgggaggccgagacgggcggatcacgaggtcaggagatcaagaccatcctggctaacacggtgaaaccccgtctctactaaaaatacaaaaaactagccgggcgaggtggcgggcgcttgtagtcccagctactcgggaggctgaggcaggagaatggcgtaaacccaggaggcggagcttgcagtgagctgagatctggccactgcactccagcctgggcgacagagcgagactccgcctcaaaaaaaaaaaaaaagatcacaggAAGACCTTGGGCCCTCTCAACTCTTGGCATCCCGTATCCTGACAAAACAGCCAGCCCTCAAGTTCAAGTTCCACTTTTCGCGTCCAGCTGGGGGATGCAGGGGGTGAAGTGACGACAGTGGGGAATATGGAGGCACGAAGcgcagagaagggaagggaactTTCTGCTACCCCTTACCAGATAAGAGTTCAAATGTTAACTTCAAGTTTGTCCAAGTTACCAATGGCTCAAGCTGACCCCAATAGCCTGCTCACAGCAGTGCCCCAGAagctagatttttatttcttctttatcctcGCAACTCTCCTCCGCAAAACACCCATGAAGTATCAAAGTATCAGTATTGGGTCCCATTGCCTTTGAACGGTCTCTCTcaacctttcttattttctttttttttttttttttttttttttgagacagagtcttgctctgtcgcccaggctggagtgcagtggtatgatcttggctcactgcaacctccgcttcctgggctcaagcaattctcctgcctctcagcctcccaagtaactgggattacaggcgtgtgcccccacactcggctaatttttgtacttttagcagagacagggttttactatgttggccaggctggtctcaaactcctgacctcaggtgatctgccggcctcagcctcccaaagtgctaggattacaggtcacACCCAGCCTCTCTCAACCTTTCTTAAGCCATTATCACCCTCCTAAGGAGCCTTGTTAAACACTTGTTTCTAATCGCCACCCTCCAGGAAATTTTAACTCCAGAGATGTCTTGTACATCTGTTTATGtgctgtgtgtgtatctgtgctttagacatgaagattttttttaaccccACTGCTGCCCTCCCCACCAAAAACCCAATTGTAATCCCCTTGGGAGTGACATGATATGCTTTTGAACAATGTTCTTCAagcagtttattatttttacctcACTCTCTAGAGCCCAGACTGCCACACTATACTTCCTGTAGTTGACATCAGAAAGATATGGGATCATTTCCACtttcaaaatgtagaaaatgatGCAACTGAAGGAGTTTCAAACTACATAAGCCCTCTAAAGATTCTGCTATACGGCCCTACCCTCAAGCTGAAAATCACTGTCTGCAAAGTACTGCCTTTgacttattttcagttttagggattttttgtgtttttttgttttttgttgttgtggttttcgtttttttttgttttttgtttgtttctgtttttttgacagggtcttgctcagtagcccaggctggagtgcattggcattttcagggctcactgcagtcttgacctcctgggctcaagggatcctcccacctcagtctcccaagtagctgggactacaggcatgtgctactatgcctggctaatttttatttttttactttttgtagagacaggggtctccctgtgtcgcccaggctagtctcaaactcgtgggctcaagcaatccacccaccttcatctcccaaagtgctgggattacaggcatgagccaccatgcctggccttttttttttttttttttttaatccaatgaaCTTGAATGTGTATGCTGGGTTCTTCTGTCAAGTTGGCTGCTGTCATTTTTCCAGAAGCTGGATGACTCTCTGAAGTGGGCAGAGGAGCACATACCCACACTCCCACCTCATTTACCCATAAAAGGCTGGGCAGGCCCAGGCTTCTCTCTGGGGTGTTTGAgctcagagagagagaagtagtgGTTGATGTAAGCACAGGGGTGGTGGGGACAGGGTGACCAAAGTGAACTGGGCACAAGATGAGTAGCTGGTATATAGTGACTTGGAAGGCAAGGTGCTTGAGATTTCCTGGAAAATCTCTGCAAGTGCACAGTAGAAACTATTATCATTGGTTACGTACTTCAAGAGGACTGGGCAGATGGCGGGGGCAGGAATAAGAGAGCCACTACTCACTTGACAAACTCTTGGACATTTTGATTTCTGAGCCATATGGATGTGTGTcctatcaaaaagaataaatgaaaatgttcaaTAGTAAGAGAACACTTTGTAAATCTCTGGCTGCTGCTCTTTGTGATTAGCCTCTCAGCACTCTTATTTGGAATAATCCGAAAAATACAACTATCTAAATTTTGGGAGGAGAGTATACTTGTGGAgatttgggaagaaagaaaataagtatggAAGTTTCCcctaataataaaatgaaattcattgGAAGCCATTTCAAACATTTAGAAAGCTaactagaaaaatagaaaagtggcgaggcgcagtggctcacgcctgtaatcccaccactttgggaggccaaggcaggtggatcgcttgagtctaatagttcaagactagcctgggcaacatgacgaaactctacaaaaaatacaaaaatcagccaggcacagtggcacgcacctacaatcccagttactcaggaggctgaggcaggaggattatctgagcctgggaggtggaggttgcagtgagcaagattgtgccattgcactccagtccagtctgggtgacagagcaagactctatctcaaaaaaaaaaaaaaaggtgatttctAACTCACCAAGAAACAGAGGAGATTTTATAAACAGTTGAGGGACCGTTTAAATACAATTTGTATCATTCTAACTCAACACAAGAACATTCTCATGGTATTAAAACTCTTAAACATTTCTAATGACTCATTACATTCCACTGTACAGATACCCCATAATAGTCTTAACTATTTCCCCATTGTGGGGCATTTAGATTGCTGTCATTTCCGATTCTTCCAAATGTTATGATGAGTAGACTGTTGTCATTGCTAATTCTTCTAAATGTAATGAGTACCTATTCATATTTCTGTCAACATTTCCGATTTCCTTAGGAGAATTTCTGAGAAGTAAATGTCTGAGTCAGAGGGTATGGATTTTGTATGGTTTATCAAACAGACCACCTAACTGATTTCCCAAAAGGTTGTATGGATTCATAACTCtacaggcaggaaggagaatgccAGCTTCACTCCCCAGAGAGCATTTGCTGGTCTCATTTTAACAACTGTTTTGTTCATGATGGTGCACATTTTTTATCTGTTGCTGGTTGTAATAAGAATCTCTTACTATTTCACCATGAAGTTTACTCAGCTATTGCTTTGAGAAAgatacttttcttcttctttaagaAGTACTGGTCTCTTCCTAGTTCATTGTGAGACTGCGGGCACCAGGTTTCGATATTGAGCATGTATGGCGCTACAgggtttctctcttttgttcaaTCAATATAATGTGTTAATTTAATTCCCAGGATAAACACACTACCCAGTCATGATCATTCTTTAATGCTGTTAAATTGGatgttctaatattttatttgagatttttcacATCTTCATTCCTAACCAACGTTAGTCTATGGTTTGGGTTTTTATTATTTGCGGTGTGTGTTTTGTTCGGTTCTGATACCCAGCTCATGCTAGCTTCTCATTTTAGCCTATGTTCATTCTAGGTATCAATTAGCCCCTCGCAGAGTTAATATACATTATCTATTTCAATTCCAACATATATAAAGTACCTATTATGGGCAAGGCACTATACGAGATGCCATGAGAGATACAAATTTCCAGACCTCTGAGATTCTAAGTCAGTAAGTCTGGGACCAGGTCAGGGGAAGGATTCCTCAGAAAAGTAGCATTTCAACTGCACTTTGTAGAAAGAACCTTGAGGGGAGCATGCAGGAAAGGGGCAGCAGTGGgcattcagagagagagaaaatagccCGAGCAAACACATCGTGCCCAAATGCAAGGCCATTCAGAGAACGCGCACACCCTGTTTGGGGTGGAATGTCAAGTATGAGGAATGAAGAGGGCACACCCGCTTCAGATCATGAAAGTCTTTGGTCGCCATGCTGAGTccacccaaggtcacaaaggGAGTAAGAAGGTGTAGGAGTCAcagaatgaccaaaaaaaaaaaaaaaaaaaaaaaaaaattgtatatattcaaggtgtacaacAAGATGTTTTCATCTATGTATACACTGTGGGAGGATTACCACAAGTAAGCtaacatattcatcacttcaCGTAGTtactgttgtgtgtgtgtgatgagagcAATGAAGATCTactgtcttagcaaatttcagcctcccaaagtgctgggattacactgttATTAACTATGGTccccatgctgtacattagatctccagaatttattcatcttataactgcaagtttgtgtcctttgaccaacatctccccatttttcCCACTCCCATTTCACCCCGGTAATATCACTCTACCCTCGGCTTCTACTTTGATTGTTTTAGATGCCACATATAAGTGacattatacagtatttgtccttctgtgcctgggttattaacataatgtcctccagggtcatccatgttgttgcaaatggcagaatttccttcttttttgaagCTAAGTAGTACACACCCCAcatattccattttctttatgaatacTTAGATTGATTATGTatcttggttattatgaataatgctgcaacaaacatgagtgcagatatctcttgaaCATACTAGTTTCATATCTTTTGATATGTTttggatacccagtagtggggtaggtggatcatatggtagttctatttttaattttttgaggcacctccacactattttccataatagcaatgccaatttacattcccaccaagagtttgcaagggttccctttcagg
The sequence above is drawn from the Theropithecus gelada isolate Dixy chromosome X, Tgel_1.0, whole genome shotgun sequence genome and encodes:
- the S100G gene encoding protein S100-G, yielding MSTKKSPEELKRIFEKYAAKEGDPDQLSKDELKLLIQAEFPSLLKGPNTLDDLFQELDKNGDGEVSFEEFQVLVKKISQ